In Solanum pennellii chromosome 7, SPENNV200, the following are encoded in one genomic region:
- the LOC107024419 gene encoding probable receptor-like protein kinase At1g33260, whose translation MEASPSSTVKSKKLSNIKKISKSNNSIHRNSPFVCRWWGSLFTCSHFFSIFLFFSISSSSSASSKPLLATPPTKPLYSIVDSTPTQKNTFYDNRVFVVVVVVSVLVFVCFALMALFKCLGFKLRRRGKGTDARVTGDLEENGDLKKLGVKRLFTCDEVEKFTMNLSRSRLIAYGGFSMVYLAQFPDSMLAAVKIMDLSSERFQRVYKQELDILLQIQHENIVKFLGNCDNGEEGMLVFEYVPNGTLQEKLHGGVDGRKSLSWRNRMVIAFQLAKAIEYLHDKCPLPIVHGDIKASNILLDKKYNSKLCDFGSAKMGFSSTILPPSAYRMMLGSPGYTDPHYLRTGIASKKNDIYSYGIIVLELISGFEALSSDNGERLISKAGTILRDSSKVIEMVDSKLNGAYNLEEAKAMVSLAGFCLGDSPSLRPSASEILDTITSKISSMSFMFPHDQKS comes from the coding sequence ATGGAAGCCTCACCTTCCAGCACTGTAAAGagtaaaaaattgtcaaatattaagaaaatttcaaaatcaaacaacTCTATACATAGAAATAGTCCATTTGTCTGTAGGTGGTGGGGTTCTTTGTTCACTTGTTCCCAtttcttttctatatttctctttttctccatttcttcttcttcctctgcTTCATCGAAACCCTTACTAGCCACTCCACCGACGAAACCCCTTTATAGTATCGTTGATTCAACTCCAACCCAGAAAAATACATTTTACGATAACAgagtttttgttgttgttgttgttgtttcagTTTTGGTGTTTGTTTGCTTTGCTTTAATGGCGTTGTTTAAGTGTTTGGGGTTCAAGTTAAGGCGGCGGGGTAAGGGTACTGATGCTAGGGTTACAGGGGATTTAGAAGAAAATGGGGATTTGAAGAAATTAGGGGTGAAGAGGCTATTTACTTGTGATGAAGTTGAGAAATTCACTATGAATTTATCGAGGTCGAGGTTGATTGCTTATGGAGGATTTAGTATGGTGTATTTAGCTCAATTTCCAGATTCAATGCTTGCTGCTGTGAAGATCATGGATTTAAGCTCTGAGCGTTTTCAGAGAgtttacaagcaagaattagACATTTTGCTGCAAATTCAACACGAAAACATTGTGAAATTCCTAGGAAATTGTGATAATGGAGAAGAAGGTATGTTAGTTTTTGAATATGTGCCTAATGGAACTTTACAGGAGAAACTACACGGCGGCGTTGATGGTAGAAAATCACTTTCATGGAGAAATCGTATGGTTATAGCATTTCAACTTGCTAAAGCCATAGAATATCTCCATGACAAATGCCCACTCCCAATCGTCCATGGGGATATCAAGGCTTCTAATATTTTACTAGACAAGAAATACAACTCTAAACTCTGCGATTTTGGGTCAGCCAAAATGGGATTTTCTTCCACAATTCTACCACCATCAGCATATCGAATGATGCTTGGTTCTCCAGGATACACAGATCCTCATTACTTGAGAACTGGCATTGCTTCGAAGAAAAACGATATCTACAGCTATGGCATAATTGTTCTAGAGTTAATTTCTGGATTCGAAGCTCTTTCATCGGATAATGGAGAAAGATTAATATCAAAAGCTGGAACTATATTAAGGGATTCATCTAAAGTTATAGAAATGGTGGATTCAAAGCTTAACGGAGCTTATAATTTGGAAGAAGCTAAAGCTATGGTGTCATTAGCAGGATTTTGTCTTGGTGATTCACCAAGCCTAAGGCCATCTGCATCAGAAATATTGGATACTATAACAAGTAAAATTTCTtcaatgtcttttatgtttcctCATGATCAAAAAAGTTAA